The Pan paniscus chromosome 12, NHGRI_mPanPan1-v2.0_pri, whole genome shotgun sequence genome window below encodes:
- the ECRG4 gene encoding augurin isoform X1 yields MQQLRVRGFHRSASQFAGWRRVFYQARQGGISGNKLKLMLQKREAPVPTKTKVAVDENKAKEFLGSLKRQKRQLWDRTRPEVQQWYQQFLYMGFDEAKFEDDITYWLNRDRNGHEYYGDYYQRHYEEDSAIGPRSPYGFRHGASVNYDDY; encoded by the exons ATGCAACAGTTAAGGGTCAGAGGCTTCCATAGGTCTGCAAGCCAGTTCGCTGGGTGGAGGCGTGTGTTCTATCAGGCCAGACAag GTGGCATAAGTGGAAATAAACTCAAGCTGATGCTTCAAAAACGAGAAG CACCTGTTCCAACTAAGACTAAAGTGGCCGTTGATGAGAATAAAGCCAAAGAATTCCTTGGCAGCCTGAAGCGCCAGAAGCGGCAGCTGTGGGACCGGACTCGGCCCGAGGTGCAGCAGTGGTACCAGCAGTTTCTCTACATGGGCTTTGACGAAGCG aAATTTGAAGATGACATCACCTATTGGCTTAACAGAGATCGAAATGGACATGAATACTATGGCGATTACTACCAACGTCACTATGAAGAAGACTCTGCAATTGGTCCCCGGAGCCCCTACGGCTTTAGGCATGGAGCCAGCGTCAACTACGATGACTACTAA
- the ECRG4 gene encoding augurin isoform X2, with translation MAASPARPAVLALTGLALLLLLCWGPGGISGNKLKLMLQKREAPVPTKTKVAVDENKAKEFLGSLKRQKRQLWDRTRPEVQQWYQQFLYMGFDEAKFEDDITYWLNRDRNGHEYYGDYYQRHYEEDSAIGPRSPYGFRHGASVNYDDY, from the exons ATGGCCGCCTCCCCCGCGCGGCCTGCTGTCCTGGCCCTGACCGGGCTGGCGCTGCTCCTGCTCCTGTGCTGGGGCCCAG GTGGCATAAGTGGAAATAAACTCAAGCTGATGCTTCAAAAACGAGAAG CACCTGTTCCAACTAAGACTAAAGTGGCCGTTGATGAGAATAAAGCCAAAGAATTCCTTGGCAGCCTGAAGCGCCAGAAGCGGCAGCTGTGGGACCGGACTCGGCCCGAGGTGCAGCAGTGGTACCAGCAGTTTCTCTACATGGGCTTTGACGAAGCG aAATTTGAAGATGACATCACCTATTGGCTTAACAGAGATCGAAATGGACATGAATACTATGGCGATTACTACCAACGTCACTATGAAGAAGACTCTGCAATTGGTCCCCGGAGCCCCTACGGCTTTAGGCATGGAGCCAGCGTCAACTACGATGACTACTAA